The Xylanibacillus composti sequence GCTGCACAGAGGCTTTCCCGATCAAGCGTTTGCGGAGCGTTTGGCAGCTTATCATGCGGCGTGCCTGCTGCAATATCTGTAGACTAAGCAGCCCTTTACAGGTTGTGGAGCATCCGATTGACAGACTGGTTGTACTTTTGCAGCAGCTGTCCGAAGCTCTCGCGCTCCTCCTCCGTCCAATCCTGAAAGACCTCCATCAGCTTGGCTTGCCGCAGCCGTCGGTTTTCCTCGAATTCCTTCTCACCCCGTGCAGACAGCCGATAGAAATACGACCGCCCATCCAGCGGATTCGGGACTTTCTCCACATATTGCTTGTCCACAAGCGCTGCGGCCTGTCGGCTGACGGTTGACACATCCAGACGAAGCTCGTCCGCCAAGGTTTTGACACCCGCTGGACCATGCAGGGACAGTTGGCGCAAAAGAATATAGGCCGAGCGGTCCAGACTGCCTGTTCTCGTCTCCGTGGCCACAATTCTGCGGATGAAATCCGTTAATTCCTGTTCGATCCGTTCCATAGATTGCTCATGCATGGCTGACACCTCAATGTGATCCTGCTTTCGTCTATCATAACGCATACCGGAGAAG is a genomic window containing:
- a CDS encoding MarR family winged helix-turn-helix transcriptional regulator; the encoded protein is MHEQSMERIEQELTDFIRRIVATETRTGSLDRSAYILLRQLSLHGPAGVKTLADELRLDVSTVSRQAAALVDKQYVEKVPNPLDGRSYFYRLSARGEKEFEENRRLRQAKLMEVFQDWTEEERESFGQLLQKYNQSVNRMLHNL